TGTGCGGACGACGTCGGTGAACTCCATGGGCGGATCCTTTTGCCTTTCGTATTCCTATGCAATGGTGAACATATGGCGAAGACACATCTGAACTGCCCCTGCGGGGAAGCGATCGTCGGCACCGACGAGGACGATCTGGTCGAGAAGGCCCAGACCCATCTGGCCGAATCTCATCCAGGT
This genomic window from Mycolicibacterium goodii contains:
- a CDS encoding DUF1059 domain-containing protein, encoding MAKTHLNCPCGEAIVGTDEDDLVEKAQTHLAESHPGREYDREMILFMAY